One part of the Phragmites australis chromosome 3, lpPhrAust1.1, whole genome shotgun sequence genome encodes these proteins:
- the LOC133911245 gene encoding uncharacterized protein LOC133911245, which produces MKKAAAASRYASYDSPSPSLRRAAADTPTHGSSRALVVALRSGRDLLGAKTQPQPHNGGNLGSVLRRLISMDKKPPAKNHLPVPPAAAAAAVKNNGGGKLPGLSRKLLFQKVSSEGSNKKKTAALTDVKNGGNNANTRTLAMVLRSERELLAQSKAQDDEIAALRLQLENKDREVERLKDLCLRQREEIRALKDAVLFPDAEREPEPDRRLRGEISTLTDQIQCLAQELAQIKADKHTARSCFDDDGYCSPPRTPGFNEETAFSLECSIGEAETPNCGSPDEMFSKDLNPCLTPRIAKSKSDEYQESIGSHRSSGKAGPDHSYSSFGRLMSRSSDHHKPTSGSSSKRRVYKSDQDKIYQNLFRVHHNRELPTEGSL; this is translated from the exons ATGAAGAAGGCGGCCGCGGCCTCGCGCTACGCGTCCTACGACTCCCCGTCCCCCTCGCTGCGCCGGGCCGCCGCCGATACTCCGACGCACGGGAGCAGCCGCGCGCTGGTGGTTGCGCTGAGATCTGGCCGCGACCTGCTGGGCGCCAAGACGCAGCCACAGCCCCACAACGGCGGCAACCTGGGCTCCGTGCTCCGGCGGCTAATCTCCATGGACAAGAAGCCGCCCGCCAAGAACCACCTCCCGGTCCctcctgctgccgccgccgccgcagtgAAGAACAACGGCGGCGGGAAGCTGCCGGGGTTATCGCGGAAGCTGCTGTTCCAGAAGGTCTCGTCGGAGGggagcaacaagaagaagacgGCGGCCCTGACGGACGTCAAAAACGGTGGCAACAACGCCAACACGCGGACGCTCGCCATGGTGCTGCGCAGCGAGCGGGAGCTCCTGGCGCAGAGCAAGGCGCAGGACGACGAGATCGCCGCGCTCCGCCTGCAGCTTGAGAACAAGGACAGGGAGGTGGAGCGACTCAAGGACCTGTGCCTGCGGCAGCGGGAGGAGATCAGAGCGCTCAAGGACGCCGTCCTGTTCCCGGACGCCgagcgggagccggagccggacCGCCGCCTCCGGGGCGAGATCTCCACGCTCACCGACCAGATCCAGTGCCTCGCGCAGGAGCTCGCCCAG ATTAAGGCTGATAAGCACACGGCAAGGTCGTGCTTTGACGATGATGGATACTGCTCTCCCCCGAGGACGCCGGGGTTTAACGAGGAGACCGCTTTCTCTCTG GAGTGTAGCATTGGGGAAGCTGAGACGCCAAACTGCGGTAGCCCAGATGAGATGTTCAGCAAGGATCTTAATCCTTGCCTGACCCCACGCATTGCCAAGAGCAAATCTGAT GAGTACCAGGAATCCATCGGTTCTCATCGCAGCAGCGGCAAGGCAGGACCGGACCACTCTTACAGCTCTTTTGGCAGGCTAATGTCGAGGAGCTCTGACCATCACAAGCCTACCTCAGGCTCCAGCAGCAAGCGACGAGTATACAAATCTGACCAAGACAAGATCTACCAAAACCTGTTTCGAGTTCATCACAATCGTGAACTTCCCACTGAAGGCAGCCTCTAG
- the LOC133910774 gene encoding uncharacterized protein LOC133910774, with amino-acid sequence MWQGDWRLQDDWTADDQRSGRGTERAEASREDEPEEEEEDDGVADGSDAVAQGVAALGLGTYGAHMFRPKNPAYKEVWHTASLYHLVHTAALLGAPITKRPNVFGGLLSAGIVLFSGTCYTVAYLKDRKFSSLAPLGGFAFIAAWASLLL; translated from the exons ATGTGGCAAG GTGACTGGCGCCTGCAAGATGACTGGACTGCCGACGACCAGCGCAGCGGACGAGGGACAGAGAGAGCAGAAGCAAGCCGAGAAGACGAAccagaagaagaggaagaagacgatgGTGTTGCCGACGGGTCCGATGCTGTGGCACAAG GGGTCGCCGCTCTGGGGCTCGGCACCTACGGCGCGCACATGTTCCGCCCCAAGAACCCTGCGTACAAAGAG GTTTGGCACACGGCGTCCCTGTACCATCTCGTCCACACCGCGGCGCTACTCGGAGCTCCGATCACCAAGCGCCCCAACGTT TTTGGAGGGCTCCTCAGTGCTGGAATCGTGCTCTTCTCTGGAAC GTGCTACACTGTGGCTTATCTTAAAGACAGGAAGTTTTCTTCACTGGCGCCACTGGGTGGCTTTGCATTCATTGCTGCTTGGGCCAGTCTTCTCTTATaa